cACGGGCGCGACGTCGGGGATCGGGGCGGAGACGGCGAGCGTgctggcgcggcgcggcgcgcgcCTGGTGCTGCCGGCGCGGAGCCTCAAGGCCGCCGAGGAGGCCCGCGCGCGGGTCCGCGCCGAGTGCCCGGGCGCCGACGTCGCCGTGCTACCGCTCGACCTCAGCTCGCTCGCCTCCGTGCGCCGCTTCGTCAAACGGTTCCTCGACCTCGGCCTCCCGCTCAACCTCCTCGTGTACGAATGCTGCTGCTGCATCCATCACCACAAACTCGATCCCTCCTCCATGGTCGGCTGCTAACATATATAAAATCCATGCAGCAACAACGCCGGCAAGTACGCCGACCGCTTCGCCGTGTCGGAGGACGGCGTGGAGATGACCTTCGCCACCAACTACCTAGGCCACTTCCTGCTCACCCGGCTGCTGCTGGACAAGATGGCGGAGACGGCGCGGGACACCGGCGTCGAGGGACGCATCGTCAACGTCTCCTCCACCATCCACAGCTGGTTCCCCGGCGACGACGACGCACTCGGCTACCTCGACCGCGTCACCCGCAGGAAGATGTGCGTGCCGTGCAGTGCTCTGTTCCCCCCGTCATCTGAAGCTAGCTAGCTGTATATTCGATCATCAGCTCTGACTGACTTGGCTGGCTGGCCTCACCAATGCAACAGACCGTATGATCCGACGAGGGCCTACGCGCTGTCCAAGCTCGCCAACGTCCTGCACACCAGAGCGCTCGCCGACCAGCTCAGGGAGATGAGCGCCAACGTCACGGCCAACTGCGTCCACCCCGGTATCGTCAGGACCCGCCTCATCCGCGACAGAGACGGCCTCATCACCAGTACGCCGCCTTCTCTTCTCTCTTCATGACCTTTCTTCCTGAGCAGAGCAATTGTTGGTTCCATTGTTGACGAAGACGATCTCATGTCATGCATGCTTGCTCACTGCAGACACAGTCTTCTTCTTGGCGTCCAAGCTCCTCAAGACGATTCCTCAGGTCAGTTCACTACTCCACTTCACCACTCACCAGTCATCTGATGATCATTCAGTCTGCCCTGTTATATATGCTACTCTGTTCCGTTCCATGCGTCTGTCTGAGCCCTGAAACAAAGCCTGGTTCTTCATTCAGGCAGCTGCGACGACGTGCTACGTGGCGGTGCACCCGGCAGTGGCCGGAGTGTCAGGGAAGTACTTCGCC
The nucleotide sequence above comes from Miscanthus floridulus cultivar M001 chromosome 18, ASM1932011v1, whole genome shotgun sequence. Encoded proteins:
- the LOC136521854 gene encoding short-chain dehydrogenase TIC 32 B, chloroplastic-like — its product is MLPSLRYLAGTAGPSGFGSRTTAEEATAAGDLRHITAIITGATSGIGAETASVLARRGARLVLPARSLKAAEEARARVRAECPGADVAVLPLDLSSLASVRRFVKRFLDLGLPLNLLVNNAGKYADRFAVSEDGVEMTFATNYLGHFLLTRLLLDKMAETARDTGVEGRIVNVSSTIHSWFPGDDDALGYLDRVTRRKIPYDPTRAYALSKLANVLHTRALADQLREMSANVTANCVHPGIVRTRLIRDRDGLITNTVFFLASKLLKTIPQAAATTCYVAVHPAVAGVSGKYFADCNEASPSRLGASSEEASRLWTFSETITAEKVQKSIHVVSTGLFRLQAHSSNADRAMALAV